One window from the genome of Salmo salar chromosome ssa25, Ssal_v3.1, whole genome shotgun sequence encodes:
- the LOC106586165 gene encoding pre-mRNA-processing factor 40 homolog A isoform X1, protein MSSDDNNGQSQAPSFAGVPPSGMPPPFMGPPGMPPHYPPMGMPPMGQRPPNMAPMPPGMMPPGMMPPMGGPPMGQMPGMMPPMMPGMMMPPRMPAATMQPTGPPGVDTTVTAVPGTVGTTNGSPQDDQPKNKSVWTEHKSLDEKTYYYNTETKQSSWEKPDDLKSPAEQMLSRCQWKEYKSDNGKAYYYNSHTKESRWTKPKELEDLEAMIKAEENGMAEVGAPGTVITPNLQLDSAASMATMMMEIPAMRPATTVSVEQMSLVPMLVAEVNADSPVNSTEDLAGMEASASNDTSKEERPELVKKTYKWNTKEEAKQAFKELLKEKGVSSSASWEQAMKMIINDPRYSALPKLSEKKQAFNAYKVQTEKEEKEETRIKYKESKETYQRFLENHEKMTSTTRYKKAEQMFAELDVWSTVPERDRLEIYEDVLFYLAKKEKEQAKQLRKRNWEALKNILDNMANVTYRTTWSEAQQYLLDNPTFAEDEELQNMDKEDALICFEEHIRALEKEEEDEKQKTLLRERRRQRKNRESFQKFLDELHDNGQLHSMSAWMEMYPTVSSDIRFANMLGQPVYGVYSAGSTPLDLFKFYVEDLKARYHDEKRIIKDILKDKNFLVEVNTSFEDFGTVISSDKRATTLDAGNIKLAFNSLLEKAEAREREREKEEARKMKRKEATFKSMLKQATPALEPEATWEEVRERFLKESAFEDVTLESERKRIFKDFMHVLEHECQHHHSKTKKHSKKSKKHHRKRSRSRSGSESEGEDDYHTKKKKRSQSKSPSERSSSGESDRSYKKSKKHKKKGKKRRHKSQSPESEGERKEKGGRERDGKREKDQEKENDKSRGKSRSESKQKSPKRKSTKEEGGWDTSGSELSEGELEKRRRTLLEQLDAP, encoded by the exons ATG TCTTCAGATGATAATAATGGCCAGAGCCAAGCACCTTCTTTTGCTGGGGTCCCACCCTCAGGGATGCCACCACCTTTT ATGGGACCACCAGGAATGCCGCCTCATTATCCACCAATGGGAATGCCACCCATGGGACAGAGGCCTCCCAACATGGCTCCCATGCCACCTGGTATGATGCCACCTGGCATGATGCCACCAATGGGAGGGCCACCGATGGGACAG ATGCCAGGCATGATGCCACCTATGATGCCCGGGATGATGATGCCACCTCGCATGCCAGCTGCGACGATGCAGCCAACAGGACCG CCTGGAGTGGACACAACTG TCACCGCTGTGCCTGGAACAGTT GGTACCACAAATGGCTCGCCACAGGATGACCAACCAAAGAAT AAGTCTGTGTGGACAGAACATAAGTCTCTGGATGAGAAGACCTACTACTACAACACAGAGACCAAGCAGTCTTCCTGGGAAAAGCCCGACGACCTGAAATCTCCTGCAGAA CAAATGCTGTCTAGATGCCAATGGAAGGAGTATAAATCAGACAATGGGAAGGCGTACTACTACAACTCCCACACTAAGGAGTCCCGGTGGACCAAACCCAAAGAGCTTGAAGATCTGGAAG CCATGATAAAAGCTGAGGAGAATGG GATGGCAGAGGTAGGTGCTCCTGGCACTGTCATCACCCCCAACCTTCAGCTCGACAGCGCTGCTTCGATGGCGACCATGATGATGGAAATACCGGCCATGAGGCCAGCTACAACCGTCTCAGTGGAACAGATGTCCCTGGTGCCCATGCTTGTAGCTGAGGTCAACGCTGACTCGCCTGTCAACTCCACAGAGGACTTGGCCGGTATGGAGGCCTCAGCCAG TAATGACACCTCAAAAGAGGAGAGGCCAGAGCTAGTGAAGAAAACGTACAAGTGGAACACGAAAGAAGAGGCCAAGCAGGCCTTCAAAGAGCTCCTGAAGGAGAAG GGCGTTTCATCCAGTGCGTCTTGGGAACAAGCCATGAAAATGATCATCAATGACCCACGCTACAG TGCTCTGCCGAAATTAAGTGAGAAAAAGCAGGCCTTCAATGCTTACAAGgtgcagacagagaaagaggagaaggaggagactaGGATCAAGTACAAGGAGTCCAAGGAAACGTATCAGCGATTTTTGGAAAACCACGAGAAAATGACATCTACAACCAGATACAA GAAAGCAGAGCAGATGTTTGCGGAGCTCGATGTGTGGAGCACCGTCCCAGAGAGGGACAGACTGGAGATCTATGAAGACGTCCTGTTCTACCTAGCCAAGAAGgagaag GAGCAAGCCAAGCAGCTGAGGAAGAGGAACTGGGAGGCTCTGAAGAACATCCTGGACAACATGGCCAACGTGACGTACCGCACCACCTGGTCCGAGGCCCAGCAGTACCTGCTGGACAACCCCACCTTCGCAGAGGACGAGGAGCTCCAGA ACATGGACAAAGAGGACGCTCTGATCTGTTTCGAGGAGCACATCCGAGCgctggagaaggaggaggaggacgagaagCAGAAGACACTGCTGAGGGAAAGGAGGAGACAGCGCAAGAACCGAGAGTCCTTCCAG AAATTCCTGGACGAGCTCCATGACAACGGTCAGCTCCACTCCATGTCTGCCTGGATGGAGATGTACCCCACCGTCAGCTCAGACATCCGCTTCGCCAACATGCTGGGCCAGCCAG TTTATGGTGTCTATTCTGCAGGCTCCACTCCCCTCGATCTGTTCAAGTTCTACGTGGAAGACCTGAAGGCTCGCTACCACGACGAGAAGCGGATCATTAAGGATATCCTGAAG GACAAAAACTTCTTGGTCGAGGTAAACACTAGCTTTGAAGACTTTGGCACTGTGATCAGCTCAGACAAGAGAGCCACAACGCTGGACGCAGGCAACATCAAGCTAGCCTTCAACAGC TTGCTGGAGAAGGCAGAGGCTcgggagagggagcgggagaagGAGGAGGCCAGGAAGATGAAGAGGAAAGAGGCCACCTTCAAGAGCATGTTGAAGCAGGCTACCCCAGCCCTGGAACCAGAGGCCACCTGGGAAGAA GTCCGAGAAAGATTCCTCAAAGAATCTGCATTCGAAGACGTGACTCTGGAGTCTGAGAGGAAAAGGATATTCAAAGACTTCATGCATGTCTTAGAG CACGAGTGCCAGCATCATCACTCCAAGACCAAGAAACACTCAAAGAAGTCCAAGAAGCACCACAGGAAGCGCTCCCGCTCTCGATCG GGCTCAGAGTCTGAAGGTGAAGACGATTATCACACCAAGAAGAAGAAGCGCTCACAGTCCAAGTCCCCGTCCGAGCGCTCCTCCAGTGGGGAATCTG ATAGAAGTTATAAGAAGTCCAAGAAGCACAAGAAGAAGGGGAAGAAGAGGCGTCACAAGTCG CAATCTCCTGAATCCGAAGGCGAGCggaaagagaagggaggaagagagagggacggCAAGCGGGAGAAGGACCAGGAGAAAGAGAACGACAAGTCCCGGGGGAAGAGTCGCTCCGAATCCAAGCAGAAGTCGCCTAAAAGGAAATCTACCAAGGAGGAG GGTGGCTGGGACACTTCAGGCAGCGAGCTGAGTGAAGGAGAgctggagaagaggaggagaactcTCCTGGAACAGCTGGATGCTCCTTGA
- the LOC106586165 gene encoding pre-mRNA-processing factor 40 homolog A isoform X2, translating into MSSDDNNGQSQAPSFAGVPPSGMPPPFMGPPGMPPHYPPMGMPPMGQRPPNMAPMPPGMMPPGMMPPMGGPPMGQMPGMMPPMMPGMMMPPRMPAATMQPTGPPGVDTTVTAVPGTVGTTNGSPQDDQPKNKSVWTEHKSLDEKTYYYNTETKQSSWEKPDDLKSPAEQMLSRCQWKEYKSDNGKAYYYNSHTKESRWTKPKELEDLEAMIKAEENGMAEVGAPGTVITPNLQLDSAASMATMMMEIPAMRPATTVSVEQMSLVPMLVAEVNADSPVNSTEDLAGMEASASNDTSKEERPELVKKTYKWNTKEEAKQAFKELLKEKGVSSSASWEQAMKMIINDPRYSALPKLSEKKQAFNAYKVQTEKEEKEETRIKYKESKETYQRFLENHEKMTSTTRYKKAEQMFAELDVWSTVPERDRLEIYEDVLFYLAKKEKEQAKQLRKRNWEALKNILDNMANVTYRTTWSEAQQYLLDNPTFAEDEELQNMDKEDALICFEEHIRALEKEEEDEKQKTLLRERRRQRKNRESFQKFLDELHDNGQLHSMSAWMEMYPTVSSDIRFANMLGQPGSTPLDLFKFYVEDLKARYHDEKRIIKDILKDKNFLVEVNTSFEDFGTVISSDKRATTLDAGNIKLAFNSLLEKAEAREREREKEEARKMKRKEATFKSMLKQATPALEPEATWEEVRERFLKESAFEDVTLESERKRIFKDFMHVLEHECQHHHSKTKKHSKKSKKHHRKRSRSRSGSESEGEDDYHTKKKKRSQSKSPSERSSSGESDRSYKKSKKHKKKGKKRRHKSQSPESEGERKEKGGRERDGKREKDQEKENDKSRGKSRSESKQKSPKRKSTKEEGGWDTSGSELSEGELEKRRRTLLEQLDAP; encoded by the exons ATG TCTTCAGATGATAATAATGGCCAGAGCCAAGCACCTTCTTTTGCTGGGGTCCCACCCTCAGGGATGCCACCACCTTTT ATGGGACCACCAGGAATGCCGCCTCATTATCCACCAATGGGAATGCCACCCATGGGACAGAGGCCTCCCAACATGGCTCCCATGCCACCTGGTATGATGCCACCTGGCATGATGCCACCAATGGGAGGGCCACCGATGGGACAG ATGCCAGGCATGATGCCACCTATGATGCCCGGGATGATGATGCCACCTCGCATGCCAGCTGCGACGATGCAGCCAACAGGACCG CCTGGAGTGGACACAACTG TCACCGCTGTGCCTGGAACAGTT GGTACCACAAATGGCTCGCCACAGGATGACCAACCAAAGAAT AAGTCTGTGTGGACAGAACATAAGTCTCTGGATGAGAAGACCTACTACTACAACACAGAGACCAAGCAGTCTTCCTGGGAAAAGCCCGACGACCTGAAATCTCCTGCAGAA CAAATGCTGTCTAGATGCCAATGGAAGGAGTATAAATCAGACAATGGGAAGGCGTACTACTACAACTCCCACACTAAGGAGTCCCGGTGGACCAAACCCAAAGAGCTTGAAGATCTGGAAG CCATGATAAAAGCTGAGGAGAATGG GATGGCAGAGGTAGGTGCTCCTGGCACTGTCATCACCCCCAACCTTCAGCTCGACAGCGCTGCTTCGATGGCGACCATGATGATGGAAATACCGGCCATGAGGCCAGCTACAACCGTCTCAGTGGAACAGATGTCCCTGGTGCCCATGCTTGTAGCTGAGGTCAACGCTGACTCGCCTGTCAACTCCACAGAGGACTTGGCCGGTATGGAGGCCTCAGCCAG TAATGACACCTCAAAAGAGGAGAGGCCAGAGCTAGTGAAGAAAACGTACAAGTGGAACACGAAAGAAGAGGCCAAGCAGGCCTTCAAAGAGCTCCTGAAGGAGAAG GGCGTTTCATCCAGTGCGTCTTGGGAACAAGCCATGAAAATGATCATCAATGACCCACGCTACAG TGCTCTGCCGAAATTAAGTGAGAAAAAGCAGGCCTTCAATGCTTACAAGgtgcagacagagaaagaggagaaggaggagactaGGATCAAGTACAAGGAGTCCAAGGAAACGTATCAGCGATTTTTGGAAAACCACGAGAAAATGACATCTACAACCAGATACAA GAAAGCAGAGCAGATGTTTGCGGAGCTCGATGTGTGGAGCACCGTCCCAGAGAGGGACAGACTGGAGATCTATGAAGACGTCCTGTTCTACCTAGCCAAGAAGgagaag GAGCAAGCCAAGCAGCTGAGGAAGAGGAACTGGGAGGCTCTGAAGAACATCCTGGACAACATGGCCAACGTGACGTACCGCACCACCTGGTCCGAGGCCCAGCAGTACCTGCTGGACAACCCCACCTTCGCAGAGGACGAGGAGCTCCAGA ACATGGACAAAGAGGACGCTCTGATCTGTTTCGAGGAGCACATCCGAGCgctggagaaggaggaggaggacgagaagCAGAAGACACTGCTGAGGGAAAGGAGGAGACAGCGCAAGAACCGAGAGTCCTTCCAG AAATTCCTGGACGAGCTCCATGACAACGGTCAGCTCCACTCCATGTCTGCCTGGATGGAGATGTACCCCACCGTCAGCTCAGACATCCGCTTCGCCAACATGCTGGGCCAGCCAG GCTCCACTCCCCTCGATCTGTTCAAGTTCTACGTGGAAGACCTGAAGGCTCGCTACCACGACGAGAAGCGGATCATTAAGGATATCCTGAAG GACAAAAACTTCTTGGTCGAGGTAAACACTAGCTTTGAAGACTTTGGCACTGTGATCAGCTCAGACAAGAGAGCCACAACGCTGGACGCAGGCAACATCAAGCTAGCCTTCAACAGC TTGCTGGAGAAGGCAGAGGCTcgggagagggagcgggagaagGAGGAGGCCAGGAAGATGAAGAGGAAAGAGGCCACCTTCAAGAGCATGTTGAAGCAGGCTACCCCAGCCCTGGAACCAGAGGCCACCTGGGAAGAA GTCCGAGAAAGATTCCTCAAAGAATCTGCATTCGAAGACGTGACTCTGGAGTCTGAGAGGAAAAGGATATTCAAAGACTTCATGCATGTCTTAGAG CACGAGTGCCAGCATCATCACTCCAAGACCAAGAAACACTCAAAGAAGTCCAAGAAGCACCACAGGAAGCGCTCCCGCTCTCGATCG GGCTCAGAGTCTGAAGGTGAAGACGATTATCACACCAAGAAGAAGAAGCGCTCACAGTCCAAGTCCCCGTCCGAGCGCTCCTCCAGTGGGGAATCTG ATAGAAGTTATAAGAAGTCCAAGAAGCACAAGAAGAAGGGGAAGAAGAGGCGTCACAAGTCG CAATCTCCTGAATCCGAAGGCGAGCggaaagagaagggaggaagagagagggacggCAAGCGGGAGAAGGACCAGGAGAAAGAGAACGACAAGTCCCGGGGGAAGAGTCGCTCCGAATCCAAGCAGAAGTCGCCTAAAAGGAAATCTACCAAGGAGGAG GGTGGCTGGGACACTTCAGGCAGCGAGCTGAGTGAAGGAGAgctggagaagaggaggagaactcTCCTGGAACAGCTGGATGCTCCTTGA
- the LOC106586165 gene encoding pre-mRNA-processing factor 40 homolog A isoform X3, with amino-acid sequence MMGPPGMPPHYPPMGMPPMGQRPPNMAPMPPGMMPPGMMPPMGGPPMGQMPGMMPPMMPGMMMPPRMPAATMQPTGPPGVDTTVTAVPGTVGTTNGSPQDDQPKNKSVWTEHKSLDEKTYYYNTETKQSSWEKPDDLKSPAEQMLSRCQWKEYKSDNGKAYYYNSHTKESRWTKPKELEDLEAMIKAEENGMAEVGAPGTVITPNLQLDSAASMATMMMEIPAMRPATTVSVEQMSLVPMLVAEVNADSPVNSTEDLAGMEASASNDTSKEERPELVKKTYKWNTKEEAKQAFKELLKEKGVSSSASWEQAMKMIINDPRYSALPKLSEKKQAFNAYKVQTEKEEKEETRIKYKESKETYQRFLENHEKMTSTTRYKKAEQMFAELDVWSTVPERDRLEIYEDVLFYLAKKEKEQAKQLRKRNWEALKNILDNMANVTYRTTWSEAQQYLLDNPTFAEDEELQNMDKEDALICFEEHIRALEKEEEDEKQKTLLRERRRQRKNRESFQKFLDELHDNGQLHSMSAWMEMYPTVSSDIRFANMLGQPVYGVYSAGSTPLDLFKFYVEDLKARYHDEKRIIKDILKDKNFLVEVNTSFEDFGTVISSDKRATTLDAGNIKLAFNSLLEKAEAREREREKEEARKMKRKEATFKSMLKQATPALEPEATWEEVRERFLKESAFEDVTLESERKRIFKDFMHVLEHECQHHHSKTKKHSKKSKKHHRKRSRSRSGSESEGEDDYHTKKKKRSQSKSPSERSSSGESDRSYKKSKKHKKKGKKRRHKSQSPESEGERKEKGGRERDGKREKDQEKENDKSRGKSRSESKQKSPKRKSTKEEGGWDTSGSELSEGELEKRRRTLLEQLDAP; translated from the exons ATG ATGGGACCACCAGGAATGCCGCCTCATTATCCACCAATGGGAATGCCACCCATGGGACAGAGGCCTCCCAACATGGCTCCCATGCCACCTGGTATGATGCCACCTGGCATGATGCCACCAATGGGAGGGCCACCGATGGGACAG ATGCCAGGCATGATGCCACCTATGATGCCCGGGATGATGATGCCACCTCGCATGCCAGCTGCGACGATGCAGCCAACAGGACCG CCTGGAGTGGACACAACTG TCACCGCTGTGCCTGGAACAGTT GGTACCACAAATGGCTCGCCACAGGATGACCAACCAAAGAAT AAGTCTGTGTGGACAGAACATAAGTCTCTGGATGAGAAGACCTACTACTACAACACAGAGACCAAGCAGTCTTCCTGGGAAAAGCCCGACGACCTGAAATCTCCTGCAGAA CAAATGCTGTCTAGATGCCAATGGAAGGAGTATAAATCAGACAATGGGAAGGCGTACTACTACAACTCCCACACTAAGGAGTCCCGGTGGACCAAACCCAAAGAGCTTGAAGATCTGGAAG CCATGATAAAAGCTGAGGAGAATGG GATGGCAGAGGTAGGTGCTCCTGGCACTGTCATCACCCCCAACCTTCAGCTCGACAGCGCTGCTTCGATGGCGACCATGATGATGGAAATACCGGCCATGAGGCCAGCTACAACCGTCTCAGTGGAACAGATGTCCCTGGTGCCCATGCTTGTAGCTGAGGTCAACGCTGACTCGCCTGTCAACTCCACAGAGGACTTGGCCGGTATGGAGGCCTCAGCCAG TAATGACACCTCAAAAGAGGAGAGGCCAGAGCTAGTGAAGAAAACGTACAAGTGGAACACGAAAGAAGAGGCCAAGCAGGCCTTCAAAGAGCTCCTGAAGGAGAAG GGCGTTTCATCCAGTGCGTCTTGGGAACAAGCCATGAAAATGATCATCAATGACCCACGCTACAG TGCTCTGCCGAAATTAAGTGAGAAAAAGCAGGCCTTCAATGCTTACAAGgtgcagacagagaaagaggagaaggaggagactaGGATCAAGTACAAGGAGTCCAAGGAAACGTATCAGCGATTTTTGGAAAACCACGAGAAAATGACATCTACAACCAGATACAA GAAAGCAGAGCAGATGTTTGCGGAGCTCGATGTGTGGAGCACCGTCCCAGAGAGGGACAGACTGGAGATCTATGAAGACGTCCTGTTCTACCTAGCCAAGAAGgagaag GAGCAAGCCAAGCAGCTGAGGAAGAGGAACTGGGAGGCTCTGAAGAACATCCTGGACAACATGGCCAACGTGACGTACCGCACCACCTGGTCCGAGGCCCAGCAGTACCTGCTGGACAACCCCACCTTCGCAGAGGACGAGGAGCTCCAGA ACATGGACAAAGAGGACGCTCTGATCTGTTTCGAGGAGCACATCCGAGCgctggagaaggaggaggaggacgagaagCAGAAGACACTGCTGAGGGAAAGGAGGAGACAGCGCAAGAACCGAGAGTCCTTCCAG AAATTCCTGGACGAGCTCCATGACAACGGTCAGCTCCACTCCATGTCTGCCTGGATGGAGATGTACCCCACCGTCAGCTCAGACATCCGCTTCGCCAACATGCTGGGCCAGCCAG TTTATGGTGTCTATTCTGCAGGCTCCACTCCCCTCGATCTGTTCAAGTTCTACGTGGAAGACCTGAAGGCTCGCTACCACGACGAGAAGCGGATCATTAAGGATATCCTGAAG GACAAAAACTTCTTGGTCGAGGTAAACACTAGCTTTGAAGACTTTGGCACTGTGATCAGCTCAGACAAGAGAGCCACAACGCTGGACGCAGGCAACATCAAGCTAGCCTTCAACAGC TTGCTGGAGAAGGCAGAGGCTcgggagagggagcgggagaagGAGGAGGCCAGGAAGATGAAGAGGAAAGAGGCCACCTTCAAGAGCATGTTGAAGCAGGCTACCCCAGCCCTGGAACCAGAGGCCACCTGGGAAGAA GTCCGAGAAAGATTCCTCAAAGAATCTGCATTCGAAGACGTGACTCTGGAGTCTGAGAGGAAAAGGATATTCAAAGACTTCATGCATGTCTTAGAG CACGAGTGCCAGCATCATCACTCCAAGACCAAGAAACACTCAAAGAAGTCCAAGAAGCACCACAGGAAGCGCTCCCGCTCTCGATCG GGCTCAGAGTCTGAAGGTGAAGACGATTATCACACCAAGAAGAAGAAGCGCTCACAGTCCAAGTCCCCGTCCGAGCGCTCCTCCAGTGGGGAATCTG ATAGAAGTTATAAGAAGTCCAAGAAGCACAAGAAGAAGGGGAAGAAGAGGCGTCACAAGTCG CAATCTCCTGAATCCGAAGGCGAGCggaaagagaagggaggaagagagagggacggCAAGCGGGAGAAGGACCAGGAGAAAGAGAACGACAAGTCCCGGGGGAAGAGTCGCTCCGAATCCAAGCAGAAGTCGCCTAAAAGGAAATCTACCAAGGAGGAG GGTGGCTGGGACACTTCAGGCAGCGAGCTGAGTGAAGGAGAgctggagaagaggaggagaactcTCCTGGAACAGCTGGATGCTCCTTGA